Proteins encoded within one genomic window of Alteribacter populi:
- the ligA gene encoding NAD-dependent DNA ligase LigA: MDRNEVKKQIDHLTDTLNDYAHHYYVLDEPKVSDAEYDQLLHELMELEKANPELKRDDSPGERVGGEVLDSFKKVQHDVPMLSLSNAFNAQELRDFDRRVQQGIGRSLRYSCELKIDGLAVTLKYEQGKFVQGATRGDGTTGEDITRNLKTIPSIPLRLKEQADIEVRGEAFMPKRSFERLNEAKEAQGEQLFANPRNAAAGSLRQLDPKIAAKRSLDIFVYSISRLQGKEIYSHHESLNYVSELGFKINRQHKVCDTIDEVIDYCESWLEKRADLPYEIDGIVIKVDDLNAQKELGFTAKSPRWATAFKFPAEEVITTLEEIELNVGRTGVVTPTAVLSPVAVAGTTVKRASLHNEDLIREKDLKLGDKVTIKKAGDIIPEVVNVLTEQRTGDEQDFSMPTHCPECESELERIEGEVALRCMNPKCPAQIREGLIHFVSRNAMNIDGLGERVIAQLFQHGLIQDVADIYKLEKGELLKLERMGEKSVQNLVQAIEVTKENSLEKLLFGLGIRHVGSKAAQTLAQKFETMEALQQATIEDLIAINEIGDKMADAIVTYFDKPEVTSLIQELADVGVNMVYKGPKLRDAEEMDSPFAGKTIVLTGSMEHMNRNEAKKEIELLGGNVTGSVSKNTDLLIAGEKAGSKLKKAQELNIEIWDEARMLEELGG; the protein is encoded by the coding sequence ATGGATCGTAACGAAGTGAAAAAACAAATCGATCATTTAACAGATACATTAAACGACTATGCTCATCATTATTATGTATTAGATGAGCCTAAAGTGTCAGATGCCGAATATGACCAGCTTCTTCATGAGCTTATGGAACTGGAGAAAGCGAATCCGGAGCTGAAGCGAGACGATTCACCCGGGGAGCGTGTAGGTGGAGAGGTCCTCGATTCGTTCAAAAAAGTGCAGCACGACGTACCGATGCTTAGTTTGTCGAATGCCTTTAACGCACAGGAGCTCCGCGATTTTGATCGCCGCGTTCAACAAGGGATAGGGCGTAGTCTACGGTATAGTTGCGAATTAAAAATTGACGGGCTAGCAGTGACGTTAAAGTATGAACAAGGCAAGTTTGTTCAAGGGGCTACTCGAGGAGATGGCACGACGGGTGAAGATATTACAAGGAATTTAAAAACGATCCCGTCGATTCCACTCCGATTAAAAGAACAAGCAGACATTGAAGTCCGCGGCGAAGCTTTTATGCCGAAGCGCTCCTTTGAACGTTTGAATGAAGCAAAAGAAGCACAAGGAGAGCAGCTGTTTGCGAACCCGAGAAATGCAGCAGCTGGTTCGTTGCGCCAACTTGACCCGAAAATTGCAGCCAAACGAAGTCTTGACATTTTTGTCTATTCTATCAGCCGATTACAAGGGAAAGAAATCTATTCTCATCACGAAAGTTTAAATTACGTGAGTGAATTAGGCTTTAAAATTAATCGTCAGCATAAAGTGTGTGACACGATTGATGAAGTTATTGACTACTGTGAGAGCTGGTTGGAAAAAAGAGCAGATCTACCTTATGAAATTGATGGGATTGTTATTAAAGTAGATGATTTGAATGCTCAAAAGGAATTAGGATTTACCGCGAAAAGTCCGCGTTGGGCAACGGCTTTTAAGTTCCCGGCTGAAGAGGTGATCACCACCTTGGAAGAGATTGAATTAAATGTCGGTCGTACAGGTGTGGTCACACCAACTGCAGTTTTATCCCCTGTTGCAGTAGCGGGTACGACAGTGAAGCGTGCGTCGCTTCATAATGAGGATTTGATTCGTGAAAAAGACCTCAAGCTTGGTGATAAAGTCACGATCAAAAAAGCCGGGGATATTATCCCGGAAGTTGTTAATGTTTTAACCGAGCAGCGTACTGGAGATGAACAAGACTTCTCCATGCCGACTCACTGTCCTGAATGTGAAAGTGAACTTGAACGAATCGAAGGAGAAGTTGCATTACGCTGTATGAACCCGAAATGCCCTGCGCAAATTCGTGAAGGTCTTATCCATTTTGTTTCTCGTAATGCGATGAACATTGATGGTTTAGGCGAACGTGTAATTGCCCAGCTTTTCCAGCACGGTTTGATCCAGGATGTGGCGGACATTTATAAGCTTGAAAAAGGAGAACTGCTCAAGCTTGAACGGATGGGGGAAAAATCCGTTCAAAATCTAGTCCAAGCGATTGAGGTAACGAAAGAAAACTCACTTGAAAAACTGCTGTTTGGCTTGGGTATTCGTCATGTAGGATCCAAAGCTGCTCAGACGCTAGCCCAGAAGTTTGAGACAATGGAAGCTCTCCAACAGGCAACAATCGAAGACTTGATTGCCATTAATGAAATTGGCGATAAAATGGCTGATGCAATTGTAACCTATTTTGATAAACCAGAAGTCACTAGCTTGATCCAAGAGCTGGCTGATGTCGGTGTAAACATGGTATACAAAGGACCGAAGCTGCGTGACGCAGAAGAGATGGACTCGCCATTTGCGGGGAAAACGATCGTTCTCACCGGCTCGATGGAACATATGAACCGAAATGAAGCGAAAAAGGAAATCGAGCTGCTCGGAGGTAACGTCACCGGAAGTGTGAGTAAAAATACCGATTTACTCATTGCGGGTGAAAAAGCGGGATCAAAGTTAAAGAAAGCACAAGAGCTGAATATAGAAATTTGGGATGAAGCGAGAATGCTGGAGGAATTAGGCGGATAA
- the gatC gene encoding Asp-tRNA(Asn)/Glu-tRNA(Gln) amidotransferase subunit GatC — protein sequence MERITKDQIKHVAHLARLEFSDDEVEKYSEQLDAIINFAEQLNELDTTNVVPTSHVFDVRNVLREDEVKPSLTQEDALANAPKQKDGQVKIPSVFTP from the coding sequence ATGGAGCGGATCACAAAGGATCAAATAAAACATGTTGCTCACTTAGCGCGCTTGGAATTCAGCGACGATGAAGTGGAAAAGTATTCCGAGCAACTGGATGCTATTATCAATTTTGCTGAGCAGTTAAATGAATTAGATACGACAAATGTTGTCCCGACATCTCATGTGTTTGATGTACGAAATGTCCTCCGTGAAGATGAAGTGAAACCTTCGCTTACTCAAGAGGATGCGTTAGCTAATGCACCAAAACAAAAGGACGGACAAGTGAAAATCCCATCTGTTTTCACACCTTAA
- a CDS encoding CamS family sex pheromone protein, whose product MTKRLGVLSIVGLLVLSGCLPALEREEEVIVVEDENEEDEYEYVITPTLETPENYYRNVLRDGAYQRSPARGNVAHSMNNRIDIDQFEVGLMEIASANFSQDDYYFQEGEFLNGNTINSWLRRYDPSEERYEHGLNPSLGDGDDLEEQMRKNPAYLSHIMEHNYMYEEGEDGVQLGGVVIGLGLRSIYYFRTEDDEGRYLFHEEALDDEEVEAAGKEMAQEVLERLRSLEELQDVPIVIALYQEEKQNSLVPGSFIAMAESNSGTELGGWEQINEEFYFFPSNAATENRRDQAEAFNQFKNDVDDFFDHSIGVVGRARYKNNDIQEMKIDVNLQSHGKAEIIALTQFISGRLSSTFTFDASIHVYLESVSGTEALIVQYPGEEPFVHVYQ is encoded by the coding sequence GTGACAAAACGACTCGGTGTGCTTAGTATCGTAGGTTTACTCGTTCTCTCTGGTTGTTTGCCAGCCTTAGAACGTGAAGAAGAAGTAATTGTCGTAGAGGATGAAAATGAAGAAGACGAGTATGAATATGTGATTACCCCGACACTGGAGACTCCGGAAAATTATTACCGCAATGTTCTTCGGGATGGGGCGTATCAGCGTAGTCCGGCGAGAGGGAATGTGGCTCACTCAATGAATAACCGCATTGATATTGATCAATTCGAAGTGGGGCTTATGGAAATAGCGTCAGCTAATTTTAGTCAGGATGATTATTACTTTCAGGAAGGTGAGTTTTTAAATGGTAATACCATTAATTCATGGTTGCGACGCTATGATCCTTCTGAAGAGCGATATGAGCATGGCTTAAACCCGAGCTTAGGTGATGGTGATGATCTCGAAGAACAAATGCGCAAAAACCCGGCCTATTTATCGCATATTATGGAGCATAATTACATGTACGAAGAAGGGGAAGACGGAGTCCAACTCGGAGGAGTCGTGATCGGATTAGGACTTCGATCGATTTACTACTTCCGTACAGAAGATGATGAAGGGCGTTACTTATTCCACGAAGAAGCCTTAGATGATGAGGAAGTGGAAGCTGCCGGAAAAGAAATGGCCCAAGAAGTTCTGGAACGACTCAGATCTTTAGAGGAACTTCAAGATGTTCCGATTGTTATCGCACTCTATCAGGAAGAAAAGCAAAACTCTCTCGTACCCGGTTCGTTTATTGCCATGGCTGAATCGAACAGTGGAACCGAGCTTGGAGGGTGGGAGCAAATTAATGAAGAGTTTTACTTTTTCCCATCAAATGCGGCCACTGAAAATCGACGCGACCAAGCTGAAGCTTTTAATCAGTTCAAAAATGATGTAGATGACTTTTTTGACCACTCAATCGGTGTTGTCGGGAGAGCCAGGTATAAAAATAACGATATTCAGGAAATGAAGATCGACGTGAACCTTCAGTCCCATGGAAAGGCAGAAATTATTGCGTTAACACAATTCATCAGTGGAAGGTTAAGTTCTACTTTCACATTTGATGCATCGATACATGTCTATTTAGAATCGGTGAGCGGAACGGAAGCCCTGATAGTGCAGTACCCAGGTGAAGAACCGTTTGTTCATGTATACCAATAA
- a CDS encoding DUF3889 domain-containing protein, giving the protein MNDRLAYILAVCLVSQIAMTAPQVYSAPSVVTLLQQEEPAYAKWGKLAVEKVKERYPDYKVVDYLHIGREEGEEDNQATEKFKLWLRDDGECEFGVFINITFDLKTEEVIEITYEKTDR; this is encoded by the coding sequence ATGAATGACCGTTTGGCTTATATTTTAGCAGTATGTCTAGTCAGTCAGATAGCTATGACAGCTCCACAAGTATATTCAGCACCATCTGTTGTGACGCTGCTACAACAAGAAGAACCAGCGTATGCTAAGTGGGGAAAGCTAGCGGTTGAAAAAGTAAAAGAGCGCTATCCTGATTATAAAGTAGTCGACTATTTACATATCGGTAGAGAAGAAGGAGAAGAGGATAATCAAGCTACAGAAAAGTTCAAATTGTGGTTAAGAGATGATGGCGAGTGTGAGTTTGGCGTGTTTATTAACATTACCTTTGATCTCAAAACGGAAGAAGTAATCGAAATAACCTATGAAAAAACAGATCGGTAA
- the putP gene encoding sodium/proline symporter PutP, which yields METSTLITFIIYLVGMLAIGLVAYKMTSNLSDYVLGGRRLGGSVAALSAGASDMSSWLLLGLPGAMYAAGMTEIWIGVGLAIGAYLNWQFVATRLRMYTEIAGDSITLPDFFENRFKDETKVLRIVSAIVILVFFAFYTSSGLVGGALLFESAFGLDYTQALWIGAIVIISYTFLGGFLAVSWTDFAQGILMFLALIVVPIVAIQQMGGWGETVDAVGNIDPVYLDVFTGTSFVGIISLLAWGLGYFGQPHIVARFMAVKSKDEIPKARLVGMTWMVFALFGAIFTGFVGIAFFADAPLADSETVFIQFTQVLFNPWVSGFLLAAILAAIMSTIDSQLLVSSSALTEDFYKAIFRKSASQQELVWVGRIGVLVIALFAVALAYNPEATVLELVGYAWAGFGAAFGPVVILALFWKRMTKNGALAGMLVGGATVILWDLFVPSALYEIIPGFIFAWVAVVVVSLMGEEPSKDIQEEFDEVQKSL from the coding sequence ATGGAAACGTCAACGTTAATTACGTTTATTATTTATTTAGTAGGTATGCTTGCCATCGGGTTAGTTGCATACAAAATGACTAGCAATTTATCTGATTATGTATTAGGTGGTCGTCGTTTAGGAGGAAGTGTTGCTGCATTGAGTGCGGGTGCTTCTGATATGAGTAGTTGGTTGTTACTCGGTTTACCAGGTGCGATGTATGCTGCTGGTATGACAGAAATCTGGATCGGTGTCGGTCTTGCCATTGGTGCCTATTTAAACTGGCAATTTGTCGCGACTCGTCTTCGTATGTACACAGAAATTGCAGGAGATTCAATTACGCTCCCTGATTTCTTTGAAAACCGTTTTAAGGATGAAACAAAAGTTCTTCGTATTGTATCAGCCATTGTTATTTTAGTGTTTTTTGCGTTCTATACATCTTCAGGTCTTGTAGGTGGAGCATTGTTATTTGAATCCGCATTCGGGCTTGATTATACACAAGCATTATGGATTGGTGCTATCGTTATTATTTCATATACGTTTTTAGGTGGATTTTTAGCTGTAAGTTGGACTGACTTTGCTCAAGGGATTCTCATGTTCCTTGCGTTGATCGTTGTACCAATCGTAGCCATTCAGCAAATGGGTGGTTGGGGAGAAACCGTCGATGCTGTAGGAAACATTGACCCTGTTTATCTTGATGTGTTTACAGGTACAAGCTTTGTCGGCATTATTTCGTTATTAGCATGGGGTCTTGGTTACTTCGGTCAGCCTCATATTGTTGCCCGTTTTATGGCGGTCAAATCTAAAGATGAGATTCCTAAAGCACGTTTAGTTGGTATGACGTGGATGGTATTTGCGCTATTCGGTGCCATCTTTACTGGTTTTGTCGGGATTGCATTCTTTGCCGATGCACCGCTTGCAGATTCTGAAACAGTTTTCATTCAATTTACCCAAGTCCTCTTTAACCCATGGGTATCTGGGTTCTTACTCGCTGCGATTTTAGCTGCGATTATGAGTACGATCGACTCCCAGTTACTTGTATCTTCAAGTGCGTTAACAGAAGACTTTTACAAAGCGATTTTCCGTAAAAGTGCATCTCAGCAAGAGCTTGTATGGGTAGGCCGTATTGGTGTTCTTGTAATCGCACTCTTTGCAGTTGCGCTTGCTTATAATCCTGAAGCAACTGTCCTTGAGCTTGTAGGTTATGCTTGGGCCGGATTTGGTGCTGCATTTGGACCTGTTGTTATTCTCGCGTTGTTCTGGAAGCGAATGACGAAAAATGGTGCACTTGCAGGTATGCTCGTCGGTGGTGCAACAGTTATCCTTTGGGATCTGTTCGTGCCAAGTGCACTATATGAAATCATCCCTGGATTTATCTTCGCCTGGGTTGCTGTTGTCGTTGTCAGTCTAATGGGTGAAGAGCCTTCTAAAGATATTCAAGAAGAATTTGACGAAGTACAAAAGAGCCTGTAA
- a CDS encoding GNAT family N-acetyltransferase: MNDLSKAEKLTFVKMRPLHAEKILFWQYPEPYSIYNLEPTNECLQELINGSYFSVINQENELVGFCCTGEEARVPGGYDTGVYEKQCFLDIGIGLKPELTGMGIGEQFFKKVLQFLGDTYSTERFRLVVAAFNKRAIRLYLKTGFIEQQYFSSKVKGSNMTFLSMIKEPK, translated from the coding sequence ATGAACGACTTATCCAAAGCAGAAAAGCTGACATTTGTGAAAATGCGTCCCCTTCATGCAGAAAAAATCTTATTTTGGCAATACCCGGAGCCTTATTCGATTTATAATTTAGAGCCTACGAACGAATGTTTACAGGAGCTTATAAACGGATCTTATTTTTCCGTGATCAATCAAGAGAATGAACTTGTTGGCTTTTGTTGTACCGGTGAGGAAGCACGGGTGCCAGGGGGCTATGATACCGGAGTGTATGAAAAACAGTGCTTTTTGGATATCGGAATTGGCTTAAAACCCGAGCTAACCGGAATGGGGATTGGTGAACAATTCTTCAAAAAAGTTTTGCAGTTTTTAGGAGATACATACAGTACGGAGCGGTTCCGCCTTGTGGTTGCTGCATTTAACAAGCGAGCAATTCGCCTTTATTTAAAAACTGGCTTTATAGAACAGCAGTATTTTTCAAGTAAAGTTAAAGGATCCAACATGACATTTTTGAGTATGATCAAAGAGCCGAAATAA
- the gatB gene encoding Asp-tRNA(Asn)/Glu-tRNA(Gln) amidotransferase subunit GatB codes for MKFETVIGLEVHVELKTNTKIFCSCSTEFGAPPNSQTCPICLGHPGVLPVLNKKAVEFAMRAALALNCDVAKETKFDRKNYFYPDSPKAYQISQFDKPIGENGWIEIDVNGEKKRMGITRLHLEEDAGKLTHVDGEGHSLVDFNRVGTPLIEIVSEPDMRSPEEAYAYLEKLKAIMQYTEVSDCKMEEGSLRCDANISLRPVGEEAFGTKTELKNLNSFANVQKGVAYEEVRQAEVLSSGGEILQETRRWDADNKKTILMRVKEGSDDYRYFPEPDLVDLYIEDEWKENVRSEIPELPDARQKRYTKELDLPEYDAQVLTQQKTMSDFFEEGLTFGAPAKLLSNWMMGEVNGYLNANNKEISDVPLTAEALAKMIGLIEKGTISNKIAKKVFKELIEKGGEPEQIVKDKGLVQITDETEIRNMVNDVLDGNDQSIEDYKNGKDKAIGFLVGQVMKASRGKANPQMVNTMLAEEINKR; via the coding sequence ATGAAATTTGAAACGGTCATTGGACTTGAAGTTCATGTGGAGTTAAAAACAAATACGAAAATCTTTTGTAGCTGCTCAACAGAGTTTGGTGCGCCACCGAACTCGCAAACGTGTCCAATTTGTCTAGGACACCCTGGTGTACTGCCAGTTTTAAATAAAAAAGCGGTGGAATTTGCGATGCGGGCAGCCTTGGCACTTAACTGCGATGTCGCGAAAGAAACGAAATTCGATCGAAAGAACTATTTTTATCCAGATAGCCCGAAAGCGTATCAGATTTCTCAATTCGATAAACCGATTGGTGAAAACGGTTGGATTGAGATTGATGTGAACGGTGAGAAAAAACGAATGGGCATTACCCGACTTCATTTAGAAGAAGATGCAGGGAAACTAACCCACGTGGATGGGGAAGGGCACTCCCTCGTTGACTTTAACCGTGTTGGGACGCCATTAATTGAAATTGTCTCTGAACCGGACATGCGCTCACCTGAAGAAGCGTATGCTTATTTGGAGAAGTTAAAAGCGATTATGCAGTATACAGAAGTGTCCGATTGTAAAATGGAAGAAGGATCACTAAGATGTGACGCCAATATTTCACTCCGCCCAGTAGGGGAAGAAGCTTTTGGCACGAAAACGGAATTGAAAAACTTAAATTCGTTCGCGAACGTCCAAAAAGGCGTGGCATACGAAGAAGTTCGTCAGGCAGAAGTGTTATCTTCTGGTGGTGAGATCCTACAAGAAACGAGACGGTGGGATGCAGATAATAAGAAAACGATTCTTATGCGTGTAAAAGAAGGCTCTGATGATTATCGTTATTTTCCAGAACCAGACCTTGTCGACTTGTATATTGAAGACGAATGGAAAGAGAACGTTCGCTCCGAGATTCCTGAACTTCCAGACGCACGTCAAAAGCGTTATACGAAGGAGTTAGACTTGCCTGAGTACGATGCTCAAGTTCTTACACAGCAAAAAACGATGAGTGACTTCTTTGAAGAAGGGCTCACGTTTGGAGCACCAGCGAAGCTTCTATCCAACTGGATGATGGGTGAAGTGAACGGGTACCTCAATGCAAACAATAAAGAAATCAGCGACGTCCCGCTAACTGCTGAAGCGTTAGCCAAGATGATTGGGCTAATTGAAAAAGGGACAATATCGAATAAAATTGCGAAGAAAGTTTTTAAAGAGCTGATTGAAAAGGGCGGAGAGCCTGAACAGATCGTAAAAGATAAAGGTCTTGTCCAAATTACCGACGAAACCGAAATTCGTAACATGGTCAATGACGTTTTAGACGGAAATGATCAATCAATTGAAGACTATAAAAACGGAAAAGATAAAGCGATCGGCTTTTTAGTCGGGCAAGTGATGAAAGCTTCTCGTGGTAAAGCTAACCCGCAAATGGTCAACACAATGCTTGCAGAAGAAATTAACAAGCGTTAG
- the gatA gene encoding Asp-tRNA(Asn)/Glu-tRNA(Gln) amidotransferase subunit GatA has product MSILDQSFTQIHERLHKKELSVSDLVDASYKRIAEVDDQVGAFLHKNEEAARKHAGELDEKLGTDEVKNGLFGLPAGIKDNISTKGIRTTCASKILENFNPLYNATVIDRLSADSMVTIGKLNMDEFAMGSSNENSGYKLVKNPWDTARVPGGSSGGSAAAVAAGEVLFSLGSDTGGSIREPAAFCGVVGLKPTYGRVSRFGLVAFASSLDQIGPITRTVEDNARVLQSIAGHDRLDSTSASIDVPDYNAALTGDIKGLKVAVPKEYLAEGVDPEIRGKIKEALHVLESLGATCEEVSLPHSKYAVATYYLLASSEASANLARFDGIRYGARVEDENLIETYMKTRSEHFGDEVKRRIMLGTFALSSGYYDAYYKKAQKVRTLIKQDFDEVFLNYDVVIGPTTPTTAFKIGDKIEDPLTMYATDILTIPVNLAGVPAISVPCGLSEGLPVGLQIIGNHFKEETVFRVAHAYEQATDHHKLKPEL; this is encoded by the coding sequence ATGTCAATTTTAGACCAGAGTTTTACGCAAATACACGAGCGTTTACATAAAAAAGAACTATCGGTTAGTGATTTGGTTGATGCTTCGTATAAAAGAATTGCCGAGGTTGACGATCAAGTAGGTGCTTTTTTACATAAGAACGAAGAGGCAGCGAGAAAGCACGCTGGAGAACTTGATGAAAAGCTCGGTACTGATGAAGTGAAAAACGGCTTATTCGGTTTGCCGGCTGGGATTAAAGACAATATTAGCACTAAAGGAATACGCACGACGTGTGCGAGTAAAATCCTCGAAAACTTCAATCCTTTGTACAACGCGACTGTTATCGACCGGTTATCCGCTGATAGCATGGTGACAATCGGGAAGCTGAATATGGACGAGTTTGCGATGGGGTCATCGAACGAAAACTCCGGATATAAGCTGGTGAAGAACCCGTGGGATACAGCACGTGTGCCAGGTGGCTCTAGCGGTGGTTCAGCTGCGGCGGTTGCTGCAGGTGAAGTCTTATTTTCACTTGGCTCAGACACGGGTGGCTCTATCCGTGAACCTGCAGCGTTTTGTGGGGTTGTAGGGTTAAAGCCGACGTACGGAAGAGTTTCACGTTTCGGGCTAGTCGCTTTTGCATCATCACTAGATCAAATCGGTCCTATTACGAGAACAGTAGAGGACAACGCTCGTGTGCTGCAATCGATTGCCGGGCACGATCGACTCGATTCAACAAGCGCCAGTATCGATGTCCCGGATTATAACGCTGCACTAACGGGTGATATTAAAGGCTTGAAAGTCGCTGTACCTAAAGAGTACTTGGCTGAAGGCGTAGATCCTGAAATTCGCGGGAAAATTAAAGAAGCGCTCCACGTTCTCGAAAGCTTGGGGGCTACATGCGAAGAAGTTTCTTTGCCACATTCTAAATATGCCGTTGCGACGTATTATTTACTTGCATCATCCGAAGCGTCTGCGAATCTAGCCCGTTTTGACGGGATTCGTTACGGTGCGCGAGTAGAAGATGAAAATCTTATTGAAACGTATATGAAAACACGAAGCGAGCATTTTGGAGATGAAGTAAAGCGTCGTATTATGCTTGGAACGTTTGCGTTAAGCTCAGGCTACTACGATGCCTATTATAAAAAAGCTCAGAAAGTCCGTACATTAATTAAACAGGACTTTGATGAAGTGTTTCTTAATTATGATGTCGTTATTGGGCCGACAACGCCGACAACGGCATTTAAAATTGGCGATAAAATTGAGGATCCGTTAACGATGTATGCGACTGATATTTTAACGATTCCAGTAAATTTAGCCGGTGTTCCTGCGATTAGTGTCCCTTGTGGGTTATCAGAAGGGTTACCTGTAGGTTTGCAAATTATCGGGAATCACTTTAAAGAAGAAACCGTCTTCCGTGTCGCCCACGCTTATGAACAAGCGACCGACCATCATAAACTAAAGCCGGAACTATAA